In Marinicella rhabdoformis, one genomic interval encodes:
- a CDS encoding GGDEF domain-containing protein, which yields MYAWIFDKKYLNRFIQHAVIFAILCAVIVFVSLKRLPLKLEVHWLTIINFSFLTCISYAFFAINNVYAKKIKAQSLPFGFFLSFLGFAFLTLGLVFQSSGDVLVILASCFGAIGFSVTAYGTLKWVQYSMKVKRKIRSKTEQDQLTGLYSRRALATHARNEKRFAENTDSALSLLLIDIDNFKPVNDIHGHDVGDLVIRKLSALLKDKIRKTDNAYRWGGEEFMVILPVTDLDEAFGVASKLLISAEEISVGTTDTQINITVSIGVAQWCRGESLTVETFKRADKALLAAKNTGKNKVVKA from the coding sequence TTTTGTGTGCGGTTATTGTTTTTGTTTCACTGAAACGATTACCTTTGAAGTTAGAAGTTCATTGGTTAACCATCATCAATTTTTCGTTCTTGACCTGTATATCATATGCATTCTTTGCGATTAATAATGTTTACGCCAAGAAAATAAAAGCACAGTCTTTGCCATTTGGTTTTTTCTTGAGTTTTTTAGGTTTTGCATTTTTGACTTTGGGCTTGGTGTTTCAGAGCTCTGGTGATGTGTTGGTAATTTTGGCATCCTGTTTTGGCGCCATTGGTTTTTCTGTAACTGCTTATGGCACTTTAAAGTGGGTGCAATACAGTATGAAGGTTAAAAGAAAAATTCGGTCCAAAACTGAGCAGGACCAGTTGACCGGATTATATAGCCGCAGAGCGCTGGCTACTCATGCAAGAAATGAAAAAAGATTTGCAGAAAATACAGATTCAGCGTTGTCATTGTTGTTAATTGATATTGATAACTTTAAACCGGTCAATGACATTCATGGACATGATGTGGGTGATTTGGTTATCAGAAAGCTATCTGCCTTACTTAAAGATAAGATTCGTAAAACAGACAATGCTTACCGTTGGGGTGGTGAAGAATTTATGGTGATTTTGCCGGTGACTGACTTAGATGAGGCGTTTGGCGTGGCAAGTAAATTGTTGATTTCAGCTGAAGAAATCAGTGTGGGAACAACTGATACGCAGATTAACATCACTGTAAGTATTGGTGTGGCGCAATGGTGTCGTGGAGAGTCATTAACTGTTGAAACCTTTAAGCGCGCAGACAAAGCCTTGTTAGCAGCTAAAAATACAGGTAAAAATAAAGTGGTTAAAGCTTAA